DNA sequence from the Aphelocoma coerulescens isolate FSJ_1873_10779 chromosome 27, UR_Acoe_1.0, whole genome shotgun sequence genome:
CACACAGGGTTGGACAGACAGATGGACATGATGGCTTTCCTCAGCCAGGAGCCATCACTGGGGGgtctctctccctgtgttccccccTGGAGAGGGGACAGACTCCTCTGTGACCCCTTGGTGACACCCAGGACCTGGAGGGGGACATGGGGCTGTGACCCCGGGGTCAGGCTGTGTccgctgggacagggctgggacaccAAGGGGGCTTCCCAGGACATTCACGTGTCCCCCGTCACCGGGAGGCCACCAAGGACCACCCGGACACCTGGGATGGGCACAGGCCTCAGCCAATCCGCATCCAGCACTTGTGCTGGCAGCCAATCCCCTGccagggctggtgctgctgacCAATCACAGCCTTCCCTGGCTCTGGTCCCGCCCACCCTGGGTATATAAAGCCCCTGCCCGAGCTGTgcctgggggtctctggggtgcCCTGAGTCCCCCTGGGGTTCCTGTTGTGCCTCCAGGTCCTTCATGATGCCCACGTCCCTCCCCACCCATGGCAGGATGGAGGGTGGGCAGGATCCAACCCCCCTTGCCCTGGGGGTGGGGGTGCCCCCAGCACCTCAGCTGTGCCTCGGGGTCCCCACACACGGGGGGACACAGCCCAGCGccaccatccctgtccccacaaaCCTCTCTGGTGTCACCCGGCTCCTGGGGCATCGTGGTGGCAGAGGGTGGGTCACCAGCACTCACTGAGGTGGGGGGGGACATCAGGGATGGGGCCATCACCCCATGTTTGCTCATGGCCGAGAGGTGCCACCAGCTTCCCCCCCACCTGTCTGTCCCCATGACCGCACTGGGGGACATCCCCATGGAGAACcaatggggaaactgaggcacgggtcacctggggtcaccacagggccagggaacaAAGCCCCCCCCCATCGTATCCTCAGGACCGCGCAGGCATCCATGGGTgctcacagctggaaaaaatccCCCGGTGATGCCCAAAATGGGGGGGATCCATGGAAAAAGGGGGGCGCGGACCCCTCggggggggggcagcggggcgaAGGTCAGGTGAAGGGCGCCGGCAGAGGGGCGGGGGAAGCTGTGGGCGCACCGTGCCAGCTGTACCCGGAGAAAGGCAAATAATTCAGCAGCACCAACCGGAGAGGAACCAGCCCGCAGAGCCACGTGCCAAAATACCAGCAGTAAAGTAGTTAAATGGATCCAGCACGGGAGCGAGGAGCTGCGAGAGCGCTTGGGCCCCCATCCAAAGGAGTTAATGTCCCACAGTATGATCGATTAGTTGTCAGACGTGATTTCAAACCAATACAAGATGAATGGCATCATTTTCCTTCCCTCGGTTTCGGCGGAATTAAGAAGCCATTAGCTAACACAAATTTTTGGCAACTTTAataaaaaagaggggggaaaaaaaaaaaagaaaacaacaacgcTCCAGCGTACGTTTTGCAGCGAACATTCCCCAAGGTAACGGGCAGGGCGGAAATGTCACCCCGTTGGGCTGGTGGTGACAGTGACCGTGGTGGTGGCGGCGGTGCCAACGCCATGCCCACCAGAGGAGATGCCAACGGGGAGGCTTTGCTTCCAAGCCAGAGCCACACTCCAGGGTGCCCTGCCCGGCTCGCGGCGCTGGTGCCGGTGCCACACGTGTGACGAGCCGGGGGTCTCGGCGGCCGTGGCGGGGGGCTTTGTGCCGGGGTGGCAGCGCCAGGCAGGGGCGGCCACGCGGGGACTCGTCAAGGACAAACGGTGCACAAGCTGCTCCTGCCCGCGTGCCCGCAGGCGCGGGGCCGCCGTGCCAGCCCAGCCGTGGCCATTACGGCTCCGTGCGCCAGCTGCGGCCGCCCGATCCCCCTGTCCccggggacagcagggggggCTTGGGCACCGTGCCACCGCCCGGGCACCGGGGCACAGCCACGGCACGCGGAGCCAGAGGGGTGGCGGGGTCAGGCAGGGTGCTGGAGAGCGAGGATTTGGTGGCCGAAGGCGGGGATGCCCCCGTGGACCCCCaccccaagggggcactggagGATCCCCCGGAGACCCCCAGTTTTGTCACCTCTGTCGTGAAAGGACGAcctggagggcagagctgggccacAGGCACCCCCCTGCCCCCGGCTTTTGCTGCCGGATCGCCGGATTTTAGGCACCAAATGGGGTTGAATTAGGATTATTATCACAGCTGCTCTAAATGTAATTAGTTTTGCTCAGAACTTGTTTGCTTTCCCGGGATTACGGCACAATCCTGCCGCCCTGCCCGGCGCTAACTTGGGGAAGGCTTTAATCACTGTGATAACGCCGATGCTGGGCTAATGTGATGATTCCAAAGGTGTGTTTTTCAATCACATTTAACACAAAGATTTATCGTCGGGTAAAATGGAATTAGGAGCGTGCAggagggctgggacagccaggacagccgggACACTGCTCATCACCAGTGGCAGGACCTCAgctcaggccctgctgctgccaccgtGCCCTGGTGTGCCCACCCTGTCtgtcctgccaggacctggtGGATCCCATCGCCCCATCCTGGAGCGCAGGTGGATGGAAGGGGGGGTCCAGCATGATGTGAAGCCTCCCATGTGCTGTCCCCAACCCCTGCCCGTGTCAACTCCagccctccagccccagcaaaGGTGAATTGGGGGTGTTGGTCCCTCCATCCCGGAGGCATTGTCCGGTGCTGCCGTCTCAGGGGCATCGGGATGTGCTCCAGGCAGATGGCatccagctgccagcagcagcacgaGGGAGGATGGCTGGGGCCCGGGGACTGCgggagggggccgggggctTCCGCTGCCCGGCACAGACTCCGGCGAGCCCAGGCGAGCCAGAGCTGCCAAGAGAAATGGGCAGATTATGGGATGAACGCAGGccaaggcagggctgggatgcagCCGCCGTAAATCAGCTTTTAAGTAGCAACAAAATGGACATTTCCCATATGAAACGAGGCACCGGCTGCCACCGAGAGGGGGGAGCGGGACCCCGGCCCGGGGGCACCGGGACAGAGTGGgacccccagcccagggctccagaggggctgtggggatgggctggagccCAGGacggggaagggaagggaagggaagggaagggaagggaagggaagggaagggaagggaagggaagggaagggaagggaagggaagggaagggaagggaagggaagggaagggaagggaagggaagggaagggaagggaagggaagggaagggaagggaagggaagggaagggaagggaagggaagggaagggaagggaagggaagggaagggaagggaagggaagggaagggaagggaagggaagggggccGGGCTGCTGTGGGGTGCTCAGGTGGGCACCACCTGCTCTCCAATGTTCCCAGCCAGAGCTGGCCTGGTGTCTGCTGGATCCAGCCTCCCCCTCTACCCCTGCTTATGTTTTGCCCATTTTCTGCCCTTGAAGCCCAGGGGGGCCTGGGGTGCAGGTTCCCACCATCCCACAAACCTTGGGGCTGCAGACCCCGGGCTGCTCACGGAGCCCCGGccacccaggtgcccccagccctgcccttcccttgggtaccccccgccccccattgctctgtcccctcccagccctacCCGTGTGCTCGTGCCCCACCGGAGTGCAGGGCCCTTTCCTCACCCCCTCGCTGTCTCCCATCACCCCACCGCCCCAGTACCCAGTGTGGGGATGGGGGACAAGGCTCAGTGGGGCAGGAGGTAAATGGGGGGGGAAGGCACGACCCCCACGGGGCTGCGACTGGCGGGGACACGATGGGGACGGACACAGGTGGGGACACTGCCCAACCGGGCCAAGGCCCTCCTGGCCCCGCAGCCctcggggccgggccggggccccgGGCGGAGCTGCTGGCGGTGCCGCATTCCGGAGAAGCCGCCTCCGCCGGCGGCCGGTGCCAGCAGGCGCTGGCAGGTTCGGAGCTTCGCAGCGATTCCAGGCACAGATGTCCTTGTTTTAACTCCTCTGCGATGGAGCCGGGCAGACcgggcgggggagggggcggctctGCAGCCCCCGGGGCGGCGGGGACCGTTGCcagcccggcccgccccggccgCGGCTCCGGGGACCGCCGGGACCCCTCGCTCCCACACCGGGGACGGCGTCCTGGGCTCCCCATGGCACAAAACCGGAGCCAGcccccctgccccggccccccacatccctccctgtcccccacaTCCCTCCCGACCCCCgggcagcccccggcccccggagcggggccgccTCCGCAGCACGGCGAGTGCCGGGCGCCGGGAGCCTCCGGTTTTTTATGGTATCTGCAATTTTGGCAGAAATCTGTCTTTAATTTAGCTGTCCATATAAAAATCCGCACTGTATAATAATGAACAGATGCCATGAAATTTAAACTGAAGCAATgactcctcctccccccccccggctgGCACTCGCCGGTGGCAGCGGCGACCCGGAGCTGGCGCTcgccccgcgcccccgccgcgctccgccgGGCCGGGAGAGGGGCCGGGCCaggggcaccgggggcaccgCGGGCACCGCGGGCACCGAGGGCgatgcggggggggggggagacacaCACCCCCATCTCATCCTGCTTTGAAATAGCGGGGCTGTGTCCGGGCGAGCCGCCACCGCGAGGTCCCCTCGGTGCTGGCCGagccccgctccccccggcacagccgTGCGGGGTCCCGGCGGCTCCTCAGACGCCCCAACCCACCCGAGGTGAATTCGATCCCACGGTCGcacaaaacacacacagagcccgGCGGGGCGGCGACTCCCGACCTCCCACTTCCCTCCCCGAGAGCCGCCGGGCACCGGGGCCGCCGGGCGGAAGGGCTGGGCACCGGATCAGGCACCGGAGCTGTCATCCGGACCGGGCACCGGAGCTTTATACCGCGGCTGTGTTTCGGAGCCGGGCACCAGGACCGGGCACCGGAACCTTGTACCGAGGCCGGGCACCGGAGATTTGCAACAAAACCGTTCACGGGGACCGTGCACCAAAACCTTCCACCGGAGCTTTGCGCCGGAGCTGTTCTCCGGAGCTTTACACCGGGGCCGTGCAGCGAGTGCGGGGCCGCATTGCGGGGCCGGGCCTCGCCGGAGCAGCCGGGCGGGTTCCCGCATCttcggcggggcccggcgggcaCGGGGGAAACAAAAATCCCGACAATTGAACATAAACCGCAGCCCCGCCACCGGGGCCAGCACCCCCTGGCATAGCCGGCCCCGGGAGCAGATGTCGGCggcccccccgcagcccccggcccccgcgtccccctcctcccctccgcAGGGGCATCCGCCCTTCGCCGCCGCTGCTCCGGGCCGCGGCCCCGGTGCTGCTGGTTGCGAGTGACGGCAGAAGGGCCGCACATCGACAGCCTCAGCCCCAAGGAGCCTCCGCCCGGCCCCATCGATTCCCCCcgggttttttttccccgagGAAACGAGTCCCGGGAGGATGTTCGGGCCAGAGCCGTCGGAAGAGAATCCGCTGCTTTGCGGAGAGCGGCGAGTGCCGGGGGGTCGGGGGCCGCTGCAGCGGCTCGTGGGGCCGTGGCGGATCCGCTCCCCGGCCCGGGCCCGACTCCTCGCCACCGGTGGCTCTGGGACCGGGCCCAGCACGTCGGGGCCGCGCTGGATCCAGCCCCAGTTTGCAGCCCCGTCACAGCCCGACCGTAAACCGGCCCGGTTTATCCCCAAAAGccgcggggctgcggggagcGGGTATCGGACTCCTCTCCCGGGAGGAAACCGATGGCTCGGTCCCCGCAGCCCCTGTGTGGCCCCGGCGCACGGTGATCCCGCGGGGAACCGTCCCCTGCGACCCGCGTGGCCGGCGAGACCCGGAGCCCAGTGCCCGACCCTGCCCGGTGCTGGCGGCCGTCGGGTGGCGATGAGCCCCGGTGGAGCGGACGGTGAAGGAACCGACGGCCGTTAAGAGGCCCGGGCGCCCGTTCAGCACCGCCGCAGCGGACAGCTCCGCGCCGGGCACCGGCACCGCGCCGCGCTCCCGGGGCTCCACCGGCACCGGGCATCGGCACCCGCACTGGCACCGGGTACCGGGAACGACAccgggcaccggcaccggcaccgcatcggggctcccggggctcccATGGGCACCGGTTCCCTGAAGCGGCACGGGAACTTCCGGGGCTCCAACGGGCGCCGGCACCGGGAACCGGCACAAGCTTCGGCACTGGCACCGACACCTCgccggggctcccggggctccaGCAGGCACCAGCATCGTCactggcaccggcaccggcaccgggcaCGGCGCCGAGGCTCCATCGGGAAGCAGCACCGGGAATCGATTGCACAAGCCCCGGGCACCGCGCCGGGAGCCGACTGGCTTCCCGGGGCCGCCACCGAGGAACCCGGCCTTGGCTACCGCCACCGCGCTCCCTTCTCGAGGCCACCGGCACCGCGGCCCGGTGCCAGCCCCGGGCACCAAGCTCCGAGCTCCCGCTCCCAGGGGACCGGAGCGGTGTCACCGCCGGCGGACCGAGCCGGGCCGCCGCTCCGGATCCCGGTGCCTTTTATTGGTGAGGGGGGGACACCGCCTccccggtcccgggggggacACCCGTGGGGCAGAGCCGCGTTATAtcagcgccgccgccccgcgggCCGCGCATtcgggcggcgggagcggcggtggCACCGCcggggggtgggtgggggggggggggttccgtcCGGTGCTCCCGGTGCCCCCGGGGCGGAAGGAAAGCGGCGAAGGCGGCGGAGTCAACATTGAATATTTATTAATCGCCGTCGAAGGACGCTCGGTAATTACAGCCTCGCCGCGATCGCACCGGCGGCGGCTCGTCACGGCCGACGAGTCCTGGCGGGGCCGGGACCGGGCGACGAGCgtccagcggggccgggggggaggGCGGCCccgggagggaggggagggggccggTGCATGCAGTACGGCCgggccccccggccccgcgcccccgcACTCCGCCGCCGCCGAGCAGTGTCGGGGCggtggggacggggacagggaacCGGGAccggggagcgggagcggcgccCGGCGCGGGGGGGTCTTGCATATCGTTGgccataaatatttattaatcgAAATGAAACGGAACGGAAACACGAAAGCACTTCTGGTGTCGGGCAGCGGGTCCCCTTTGCTACAacggtttgtgggtttttgtttctttttcccttttttttttgttttttcccgttttagttttttttttcccaaaacttttttctttcctttttttcccttattttttcttttttttttcctttttttttttttttttcgttttcaaaacatttctcagaaatcctcctcctctcctcctccctggtCTCTAAAAATGCTGGTTTCTCGAAGGTGGTGCGGGCAGGTTCcgacaaaaaaatcccaaaaaacaaagaaaacccaaccaaaaaaaaaagcattatcgGCTTCCCGGCGTCTCCCGGCTGAAGGAATGCGGCAAACCGGGACGGAgacccccgggccgggcgcCGCGGGGGGGGCgcagccccgccagcccccccggagccccGCTTGCATAGCTGAGGGCTGCGCTTCCCGGCTCCGCCAGCTCGGGAAAACCGGGGCGGCTCCGCGGGGGATGgtcactttccttttttttttttttcattattatcatttttttttccttttttttttcctttctttttttttttttttttttccgtttCAAGTTTTTAAAACAGGTAAAAAACGTCCTGACACACGCGCTGCGAGGAGCTcccggggcggggagcggggccggggccccCCCAAAGCAAAGTGCATCTCGGAGCGTCCGCCGGGCCGGGCCTCTTGCATAGATAGAAATTGGGGTTCGTTCCTCCCTGCGCCTCTTTATTGCTTCGGAAAGTTTCGCTCCGCGCCGCAGCGCGGGCTCCTCTCGCTCCCACGGGCCGGGGCAGCGGGTGTCCAATGCCGGGGGGGTGCGGGGGGGTCGGggtcagggctggggaggggagaaacGGCCCAAaatgggggtgggaggggggaagaaaaagaattaaaaatgaagatataaaatttaattaaaacgAATTAAAAATGAAACGAAGCGGCTCGACCCAGAGGGTCATGCTGGGcaccgggggggctccggcggGCTGGACGGGGGGGGTCGGCCCGTGCGAGGCGTCTCCCCCggggaaaataataataataataacaataataacaataataattaataatagtTATTATAATAATAGTGCTGATAATAGcgataataataaaataactaaataaataatattaaataacaAAGAAATAGTAATAAATAacgaacattttaaaaataacgaAATCgacaataataaaaatttaaggaaaagggaaaatcctcccaaaaaagCACTTTGTCCCCACGGGGCGCGGGGAcccgccgccggggccgggtCCCCATATTGCACCAAAGCCCACGGCGGAGCCCCGGGGGCCGGTCCGCGGGGCCGCCGCGggtggggggtgtggggggggggggtcgccCCCGCTCCCCGCCACCTCGGCGATGGGgaggggtgtggggaggggggtcAGTTGTGGAAGAAGGCGTTGAGCTCCTCGTACATGGGGCCCCGCTCGTGCGGGAGGTGCATGTCGTAGGGGAAGATGTTCTCGGAGTGGACCCCCCCGCGCATCCCCGCTGACCCGAAGACCAGGTTatgggcggcggggcgggagccGGGCAGCGCCGAGTAGTGCATAGAGTAGTGGTAGCTTTTCTCGTGGTCGGGGGATGAAGAGTCCTGCTTGAGGGAGAAGTTGCCGTTGATGCAGAGCGGGGGGCTGAGCCCCCCGTCGTACTCCGAGCTGTTGTAGTCGGGGGAGGTGTTGCCGTAGAGGCTCTCGTAGGCGGAGGCGCAGTAGCCGTGTGTCCTCAACCCGTGCggcccggggccggcggcgggcgggcaggGCGCCGCGGCCAGCCGCGAGCAAGGGTAGGGGTAAGGGTGCACGGCGAAGGAGGCGGCGTTGGGGCCGTGGAACCGacccccctcctgcccctgtTCCGTCAGGAAGTTGCGGGAGTTGAGCTGGAGGCAGCCGGCCACCAGGTTGGtggtgggctgggacagccccttGCACAGAGTCTGCACGTAGGAGACCAGGTCGGGCCGCTTGCCCGAGCGCAGGATCTCGGAGAGAGCCCAGATGTAGTTCTTGGCCAAGCGGAGGGTCTCGATTTTGGagagtttttgggttttggagTAGCAGGGAACCACCTTGCGCAGGTTGTCCAGGGCCGCGTTCAGGTCGTGCATCCGGTTCCTCTCCCGGGCGTTCGCCTTCTGCCGCCGCAGCTTGGACCGCTCCAGCCGCGCCTTCGTCATCTTCCTCTTCTTGGGGCCGCGCTTCTTGGGCCGCTCGCCCTCCGCCTCCTCCaggccttcctcctcctcttcctcctcctcctcgtcccctCCTagctccccttcctccttgctCTCTCCCAGCGAGCCCTCGGGCGGCTCCTCGGGGAGGGCGCAGCCCTTCCCCGCCCGCTCCTCCTTCTCGCTCCGGGCATCGTCCTCGCACTCCTCGGCCCAACCGGGGAATTTCGGGACTTCGGGGACCAGGCTGGGCTCGCTGAAAAGTCGCGTCAACATGGTGGCTGCAGCGGGGGGCAAAGAGCCAGGCGTTaccggcggccccgccgcccgccccccccctcccccgccccgctcccacCCGCCGGGACCGGCGAAAACGAATtgggcgcggggccgcccgccGCTGCCCCCCGCCCCGGCTGCCCGACCCCGGGGCCACCGGGGCTCTCTCGGGGCGCGGCGattcccccccaccccgaccccccccagccccaccgcCGGGgtccccgcggccgccgcccgcgccccgctcccgctcctctgcacagccccccgcgccccccccgctcCCGTCCCGCCCGATGCCCCCCCCCACGGTGCCCCGAGGGCCGGGCCCGGTGTCGCCGGTCCCTCTTTGACGCCTCCAACTTTTCGCTGCCGCGGGCGCGGAGCGGCCCCGGCCgcggctccgccgccgccgtcccGCGGCCGGGGGGGTCGAGGCGAGg
Encoded proteins:
- the NEUROD2 gene encoding neurogenic differentiation factor 2, translated to MLTRLFSEPSLVPEVPKFPGWAEECEDDARSEKEERAGKGCALPEEPPEGSLGESKEEGELGGDEEEEEEEEEGLEEAEGERPKKRGPKKRKMTKARLERSKLRRQKANARERNRMHDLNAALDNLRKVVPCYSKTQKLSKIETLRLAKNYIWALSEILRSGKRPDLVSYVQTLCKGLSQPTTNLVAGCLQLNSRNFLTEQGQEGGRFHGPNAASFAVHPYPYPCSRLAAAPCPPAAGPGPHGLRTHGYCASAYESLYGNTSPDYNSSEYDGGLSPPLCINGNFSLKQDSSSPDHEKSYHYSMHYSALPGSRPAAHNLVFGSAGMRGGVHSENIFPYDMHLPHERGPMYEELNAFFHN